The Raphanus sativus cultivar WK10039 chromosome 6, ASM80110v3, whole genome shotgun sequence sequence TACGGTATGGAGTTGCAGAAACAGAGGGCGATGAAGCTGGAACCGTAGAATCTGATTTAACCGAGAAACCGATAGCATCTTGTTTAACATCAACGGATCGCATATTGTTGAGATGTTGCTCAGCTCTTATGACCCGTGAGTAAACAATATTAAGGTCAGGTAAGGGATCTTCATCAATGATGAGAGATCTGATAGAGCCAAAACGAACTCCATCGAgaccaaacaaaaatttatgaattttagcATCCTCACGTTCCTTATCAAGATCAGTAGCAGCGTCGCAAGTGCAAGGAGTAATGGACCTGAAGGTTTGTTGCTCTTCCCAGAGTTTAGAGAGCCGTCCAAAATATTCAAGAACGGTTTGACCATTCTGCTTGCAGTTAGTAATCTCGTCTTCGACTAGGTGCTTACGGACACTGTTCTTGACTGAGAATCGTTGCTTAAGTGACTCCCATAGCTTTGAGGCATCTGCAACATGAGAGACAGTAGAGCGAACTTGTGGATCAATAGATGTACGCATCCATCCAACAATCATAGAATTGGTAGACGTCCATCGAGCAAGATCAGGGTTAGTCGTCGGTTTTTGAATAGTTCCGTCGAGAAACCCTATCTTTTGTTTAGCTTGGAGAGAATTCCAAAACTCAACTGCCCATTCAGAGTAGTTATCACCACGAAGTAACACCGGTGTAATTAGGGCTCCCGGATTATCGGAAGGATGCAAATAGTAGGGATTAGTAGAAGCCAGATTCCCAGAAGTAATAGAACCGGCAGTATCCGTAGTAGTAGAAGCAGAAGATGCAGCCATGATTATCAAGGAGACAACCACGAAAAATAGAAGTAGAATAAGGAATTAGGTTTGCGGAAACGAAAAAATAGGTTTCAGAAATCgtatagctctgataccataaaaaTAGAATGTAATGTGTTGGTCTTATTAACGTACAATGCAAGGTATATATACACAAGATTTACATGAGTAGATAATGACCAAGTTATAGTCATAGTTATCTCTAATATTAACGTCATTATCTCTATAC is a genomic window containing:
- the LOC108834036 gene encoding uncharacterized protein LOC108834036 codes for the protein MAASSASTTTDTAGSITSGNLASTNPYYLHPSDNPGALITPVLLRGDNYSEWAVEFWNSLQAKQKIGFLDGTIQKPTTNPDLARWTSTNSMIVGWMRTSIDPQVRSTVSHVADASKLWESLKQRFSVKNSVRKHLVEDEITNCKQNGQTVLEYFGRLSKLWEEQQTFRSITPCTCDAATDLDKEREDAKIHKFLFGLDGVRFGSIRSLIIDEDPLPDLNIVYSRVIRAEQHLNNMRSVDVKQDAIGFSVKSDSTVPASSPSVSATPYRNRDANRSCTHCKRTGHEASECFLLHGYPEWFLEQQRSRGTSGPSNRGRGGRLSTSGGRGRGRATSAAAVNTAPTSTTTSDQISALINLLQTQQNQLSVDRLSGPFYEDPDWSR